The proteins below come from a single Gordonia pseudamarae genomic window:
- a CDS encoding PD-(D/E)XK nuclease family protein — MTFDGLVAAVADAKGGNPLAPVLVVVPNHAAGRDVLHALARAGAVANTSIVTPGQMVDGLAAPVLKPRQPLPYPLLAAAVARVLDERPGAFREVATAAVTAEALSQAAWQLTELAEPHIDEPTPLVADMLRVYGEAVGDDLVRRYYLRHEALTAARTMAATLTNVVVFAPTRSTPAINGLLEVLGERYTVIEPDGENQPTQVIHTSDADDEVRAVVRLVRKHLAAGVPGHRIGIYYPTPDPYLTLLHEHLTAGRITFTAPLCHTLADRPTARALLGLLSIDPAVMPRRELLDFFAEGALRRPTVPGADKPFSQRRTELITRDIRKIVGFPDWDRLAEPLPDGARTGNTYPEETAALHAYVTALRADLVRLHQAQTWAEVSEQLGELLTGRFQGRSERAAADLLTLTQDCAALAMMDEFAPAPGIDRIRDAVNVRIASHGGVHGTSGVGVTVGKLADAAGRDLDVVIVLGAAEGLLPVPRREDPLLPTELTGRSPADSTDAQHRVYRAALATSAGERIVTFPRGSLRGGAERVPSRWLLPALGALAGAPVDVVGWQTQTADAQRIVVVESFDVAAQNANERIGASAASETEWRLRALASVPAEQRQATLTDPIVGLGMRMRSDRLHGRFTRFNGNVHEVRDLITVFDNPVSPTKLEEWVKSPYLFFLTVVLGVKVLADPDEATQIDALTRGSIIHKILELYVRDSIEGAAPHDVSLLIAIADEVLDHADRENPGWLDHLWDRDRGTIVRDLRRWFEEDSADHAAGWTPTHVERTFGMPPHGLPYSEPPENPVVRFDLGTTTIEFRGSVDRIDARRDGRIRVTDYKSGQKNRYKNITIDSPTHGGTHFQLPVYGLLAQEFGSTVSARYWFVTEKGNFDEVGYVVTDEVIDILRDDLRLVHQMISGGYFPPRTPDTRWPDAILDLVGKVGLQRSWSHLGNVPEIADFVAKYGAEQA; from the coding sequence ATGACGTTCGACGGACTGGTGGCTGCGGTGGCCGACGCCAAGGGTGGGAACCCGTTGGCCCCGGTGCTGGTCGTGGTACCCAATCATGCGGCGGGTCGGGATGTGTTGCATGCGTTGGCGCGTGCGGGGGCGGTCGCCAATACGAGCATCGTCACGCCCGGGCAGATGGTGGACGGGCTGGCGGCACCGGTGCTGAAGCCACGGCAGCCGTTGCCGTATCCGTTGTTGGCGGCGGCGGTCGCTCGGGTGCTCGATGAGCGGCCGGGTGCGTTCAGGGAGGTCGCGACGGCCGCGGTGACAGCGGAGGCGTTGTCGCAGGCGGCGTGGCAGCTCACCGAGCTGGCGGAGCCACACATCGACGAACCGACACCGCTGGTGGCCGACATGTTGCGGGTGTACGGGGAGGCTGTCGGCGACGATCTCGTGCGGCGGTACTACCTGAGACATGAGGCGTTGACGGCGGCACGCACGATGGCCGCGACCCTGACGAATGTGGTGGTGTTCGCGCCAACGCGCAGCACACCTGCCATCAATGGGTTGCTCGAGGTGCTCGGCGAACGCTATACCGTCATCGAACCGGACGGGGAGAACCAGCCGACGCAGGTGATTCACACCTCCGACGCCGACGACGAGGTGCGGGCGGTGGTGCGGCTGGTCCGCAAACATCTGGCCGCGGGTGTCCCCGGCCATCGGATAGGCATCTACTACCCCACTCCGGATCCGTATCTGACGTTGCTGCACGAACATCTGACGGCCGGCCGGATCACGTTCACCGCGCCCCTGTGCCACACGCTCGCCGACCGGCCCACCGCTCGCGCCCTGCTCGGTCTGCTCAGCATCGACCCGGCGGTGATGCCGCGCCGCGAGCTTCTCGACTTCTTCGCCGAAGGAGCCCTGCGCCGCCCGACGGTCCCGGGCGCCGACAAGCCGTTCAGTCAGCGACGCACCGAACTGATCACCCGTGACATCCGCAAGATCGTCGGCTTCCCCGACTGGGACCGCCTCGCCGAGCCGCTGCCGGACGGTGCGCGTACCGGAAACACCTACCCCGAAGAGACGGCCGCCCTGCACGCCTACGTCACCGCACTGCGCGCCGATCTCGTCCGGCTGCACCAGGCCCAGACGTGGGCCGAGGTGTCCGAACAGCTCGGCGAGCTGCTCACCGGCAGGTTCCAGGGTCGGTCGGAGCGGGCCGCGGCCGACCTGCTGACGCTGACACAGGACTGCGCGGCCCTGGCCATGATGGACGAGTTCGCCCCGGCCCCCGGCATCGACCGGATCCGTGACGCGGTGAACGTGCGGATCGCATCGCACGGCGGTGTCCACGGCACATCCGGGGTCGGGGTCACCGTCGGCAAGCTCGCCGACGCCGCAGGCCGCGACCTCGATGTCGTCATCGTGCTCGGTGCTGCGGAAGGACTCCTGCCGGTACCTCGGCGCGAAGATCCGCTGCTGCCGACCGAACTCACCGGGCGCTCACCCGCCGACAGCACGGACGCGCAGCACCGGGTCTACCGGGCCGCGCTCGCGACCAGCGCCGGCGAGCGGATTGTCACGTTCCCTCGCGGCAGTCTGCGCGGCGGCGCCGAACGGGTACCGAGCCGCTGGCTGCTGCCCGCACTCGGCGCGCTGGCCGGTGCGCCCGTCGACGTCGTCGGCTGGCAGACACAGACCGCCGACGCCCAACGGATTGTCGTTGTCGAATCCTTCGACGTGGCAGCACAGAACGCGAACGAACGGATCGGGGCGTCGGCGGCGTCGGAAACCGAATGGCGGCTACGGGCGTTGGCGTCGGTACCCGCGGAGCAGCGTCAGGCCACCCTGACCGATCCGATCGTCGGGCTCGGGATGCGGATGCGCAGCGACCGGCTGCACGGCCGGTTCACCCGATTCAACGGCAACGTGCACGAAGTCCGCGACCTGATCACGGTGTTCGACAATCCGGTCTCGCCCACCAAGCTTGAGGAGTGGGTGAAAAGCCCGTACCTGTTCTTCCTCACCGTGGTACTGGGCGTGAAAGTGCTCGCGGACCCCGACGAGGCCACCCAGATCGATGCGCTCACCCGGGGCAGCATCATCCACAAAATCCTCGAACTGTATGTTCGCGACTCCATAGAAGGCGCAGCGCCGCACGATGTTTCCCTTCTCATAGCCATCGCCGACGAGGTGCTCGATCATGCCGACCGGGAGAATCCGGGTTGGCTCGACCACCTGTGGGATCGGGATCGTGGCACCATCGTCCGGGACCTGCGGCGCTGGTTCGAGGAGGACAGCGCCGACCATGCGGCAGGCTGGACCCCGACGCATGTGGAACGAACCTTCGGGATGCCACCGCACGGACTTCCCTACTCCGAACCACCCGAGAATCCCGTTGTCCGTTTCGATCTCGGCACCACCACCATCGAGTTCCGCGGATCCGTCGACCGGATCGACGCCCGCCGCGACGGACGTATCCGCGTCACCGACTACAAGTCGGGACAGAAGAACCGGTACAAGAACATCACGATCGACAGTCCCACACACGGCGGAACCCACTTTCAGCTCCCCGTCTACGGCCTGCTGGCACAGGAGTTCGGATCCACGGTCAGTGCCCGATACTGGTTCGTCACCGAGAAGGGCAACTTCGACGAGGTCGGCTACGTCGTCACCGATGAGGTGATCGACATCCTCAGAGACGATCTGCGGCTGGTACACCAAATGATCAGCGGCGGCTATTTCCCGCCTCGTACCCCCGACACCCGGTGGCCCGACGCCATCCTCGACCTCGTCGGCAAGGTCGGACTGCAGCGTTCGTGGTCACACCTCGGAAACGTGCCCGAGATCGCCGATTTCGTCGCGAAATACGGAGCAGAACAAGCATGA
- a CDS encoding ABC transporter ATP-binding protein/permease has product MSRGFNGALMRAFGARDHRAKVTGVQYITPHCRRVWFVSGTLFEEAEDFPTAFVRGWFPDGEGKEFQRGYTFVDADPETGEFSIDFVLHEPAGPASTWAATVEPGAEISFMWMSAMPFEVPTVGRPDGYLLIGDSASLPAIRTVVSVIPDDLPIELYLEEHDRLDHRLPLPEHPRLRVHWVPRLDATSVASALENRDWSNWYLWVCPESGTLKEVRKRAKEFGFPKSETHAQAYWAHGKAMGKERDPEAQAQADTEADTGDAARTAATEPEQVAPATASAAGRSAPATEPATPSAVQGEWNAAGAGRLIAPLKGKLIVAGLAQAILVLLQLAPFVLLVEFARRVLRDAPTSELWNLGFWALGLLGAGLLLEFALQLWLHLVDARFSHDLRHRLLGKMARMPLGWFTARNSGVIKSQIQDNTLALHYLVTHAVVDAVAAVVTPIAVLIYLFTVDWGIALCMFIPVLTYVVVMWRMMAQSGPKIPQAQKWAEHMNGEAAAYLEAQPVIRVFGGVMASSFRRNLDDYIGFLGNWQRPFIKAKTVMDLVTRPTTFLWLICFTGTLFVIWGWAEPVDLLPFLFLGTTFGARLLGIGYGLAALRSGTIAARDIQATLEEPELAALEAEPTAVTGTPVVRSPEVVFDRVTFGYRKDAPVLHDISLHLAPGTVTALVGPSGSGKSTLAALLARFYDVGGGSITIGGRDIRTMAGDELYRHLGFVLQSTQLVAGTVAENIALAVPEASRERVEAAARAANIHDRIERMPQGYDTFLGADAALSGGERQRLTIARALLADAPILVLDEATAFADPESEYLVQQSLSTLAADRTVLVIAHRLHTVVDADRIVVLDDGRIVETGTHAQLFEARGRYRALWDSLEGNSAGNPADTAAPDNGADLSMGAQR; this is encoded by the coding sequence ATGTCGAGAGGTTTTAACGGAGCGTTGATGCGTGCATTCGGTGCGCGCGATCATCGGGCGAAAGTTACTGGCGTACAGTATATTACACCGCACTGCAGGCGTGTGTGGTTCGTGTCCGGGACGCTGTTCGAGGAGGCGGAGGACTTCCCGACGGCCTTTGTGCGGGGCTGGTTCCCCGACGGGGAGGGCAAAGAGTTCCAGCGCGGCTACACATTCGTCGACGCCGATCCCGAAACGGGGGAGTTCTCCATCGACTTCGTGCTCCATGAACCGGCCGGACCTGCGTCGACGTGGGCCGCGACCGTTGAGCCCGGTGCCGAGATTTCATTCATGTGGATGAGCGCGATGCCGTTCGAGGTGCCCACCGTGGGTCGTCCGGACGGCTATCTGCTGATCGGTGACTCGGCCTCCCTGCCGGCGATCCGTACCGTCGTGTCCGTCATTCCCGACGACCTGCCGATCGAGCTGTACCTGGAGGAACACGACCGGCTCGACCACCGGTTGCCGCTGCCCGAACATCCGCGGCTGCGGGTGCACTGGGTGCCGCGGCTGGATGCGACGTCGGTCGCCTCGGCGCTGGAGAACCGCGACTGGTCCAACTGGTACCTCTGGGTGTGCCCCGAATCGGGCACCCTCAAGGAGGTCCGCAAACGGGCCAAGGAGTTCGGCTTCCCCAAATCGGAAACACATGCGCAGGCGTACTGGGCGCACGGCAAGGCGATGGGCAAGGAGCGAGATCCCGAGGCCCAGGCCCAGGCCGATACCGAGGCCGACACCGGGGACGCGGCCCGGACGGCTGCCACCGAACCCGAACAGGTGGCCCCGGCGACCGCATCGGCTGCCGGGCGGTCGGCGCCGGCCACCGAGCCGGCCACCCCGTCGGCGGTCCAGGGTGAATGGAATGCGGCGGGCGCGGGCAGACTGATCGCGCCGCTCAAGGGCAAGCTCATCGTCGCCGGTCTCGCGCAGGCGATCCTGGTGTTGCTGCAACTGGCGCCGTTCGTGCTGCTGGTGGAGTTCGCCCGGCGCGTACTGCGCGACGCGCCCACGTCCGAACTGTGGAATCTCGGTTTCTGGGCGCTCGGGCTGCTCGGCGCGGGGCTGCTGCTCGAATTCGCGCTACAGCTGTGGCTGCACCTGGTCGATGCCCGGTTCTCGCACGATCTGCGGCATCGTCTGCTCGGCAAGATGGCGCGGATGCCGTTGGGCTGGTTCACCGCACGCAATTCCGGTGTGATCAAGTCGCAGATCCAGGACAACACCCTGGCCCTGCACTATCTGGTCACCCACGCGGTGGTGGACGCCGTTGCCGCGGTGGTCACGCCGATCGCGGTGCTGATCTATCTGTTCACCGTCGACTGGGGTATCGCGTTGTGCATGTTCATCCCCGTCCTCACCTACGTGGTGGTGATGTGGCGGATGATGGCGCAGTCGGGCCCGAAGATCCCGCAGGCGCAGAAGTGGGCCGAACACATGAACGGGGAGGCCGCGGCCTATCTGGAGGCGCAGCCGGTGATCCGGGTGTTCGGCGGAGTGATGGCGTCGAGTTTCCGGCGCAATCTCGATGACTACATCGGCTTCCTGGGCAACTGGCAGCGCCCGTTCATCAAGGCCAAGACCGTGATGGACCTGGTCACCCGGCCCACCACCTTCCTGTGGCTGATCTGCTTCACCGGAACGCTGTTCGTCATCTGGGGATGGGCCGAGCCCGTCGACCTGCTGCCGTTTCTGTTCCTGGGCACCACCTTCGGTGCGCGGCTGCTCGGAATCGGCTACGGTCTGGCCGCTTTGCGGTCCGGCACGATCGCCGCCCGCGATATTCAGGCGACCCTGGAAGAGCCCGAACTAGCCGCACTCGAAGCCGAACCGACGGCCGTCACCGGGACCCCCGTTGTCCGCAGCCCCGAGGTCGTCTTCGACCGGGTCACCTTCGGCTACCGCAAGGACGCCCCCGTCCTGCACGACATCTCGCTTCATCTGGCGCCCGGTACCGTGACCGCGCTGGTGGGCCCGTCCGGCTCGGGCAAGTCGACGCTGGCGGCGCTGCTGGCCCGCTTCTACGATGTCGGCGGCGGGTCCATCACGATCGGTGGTCGCGACATACGCACGATGGCCGGCGACGAACTGTACCGGCATCTGGGTTTCGTTCTGCAGAGCACGCAGCTCGTCGCGGGAACGGTCGCCGAGAACATCGCGCTGGCGGTGCCCGAGGCGTCCCGGGAGCGTGTCGAGGCCGCCGCCCGCGCGGCCAATATCCACGACCGCATCGAGCGGATGCCGCAGGGCTACGACACCTTCCTCGGCGCCGATGCCGCCCTGTCCGGCGGTGAACGGCAACGCCTCACCATCGCGCGTGCACTCCTGGCCGACGCACCCATCCTGGTGCTCGACGAGGCCACCGCATTCGCCGATCCGGAGTCGGAATACCTGGTGCAGCAATCGCTGAGCACGCTGGCCGCGGATCGGACGGTTCTGGTGATCGCGCACCGGCTGCACACCGTCGTCGACGCCGACCGGATCGTCGTCCTCGACGACGGCAGAATCGTCGAAACCGGTACCCACGCACAGCTGTTCGAAGCACGGGGGCGGTATCGGGCGTTATGGGATTCGTTGGAGGGGAATTCCGCCGGGAATCCGGCCGACACCGCGGCGCCCGACAACGGTGCCGACCTGAGTATGGGAGCACAACGATGA
- a CDS encoding UvrD-helicase domain-containing protein translates to MIDPKLADAAARVRITEDTATTLFVEAGAGSGKTHSLVQRICRLVLHDGIELDRIAAITFTEKAAAELRERIRTELAKVDSPAAHSALRQLDTSAIGTLHSFAGRIIGEHPLEAGVPPRITVVDSMGSQLSFQRRWHRMQQQLFTDNAPAEVVDAMHALIAVGVSVDQIRNLADALDRNWDRLTALDAPRGVAVADADIDTILWEAESICGHLTDCTDQEDKLAIQLYRLTDWLALLRAEKNPTGWLPIVEDCPGPGSGGRGGNWSGGSAQVKQIKSHIKSLRDDTISRIRNTYLDGALRVVVHHMATLIVDEADERRRTGQLEFHDLLVHAAEVLKNPMVAAATHDRYRRVLLDEFQDTDPLQLELARRIVAGAGAASIAGRLFTVGDPKQSIYRFRRADIAAYMGARERLPADDVVQLTTNFRSTRAVIDWVNSVFGVLVQAQGHVQPGYVKLTPRPDRPLPAAGCGPGPFVFSDAGEPSADESGLSKAELSRTREARDVARIIATATENGWCHEKYRGDSDYDQVPLRWSDICILIPSRAVLPLLERSLDAAGIEFRSEASSLVYSTQEVHDLLVTCRALADTADSAAVVAALRTPLFGCGDDDLLRWRNANGHWIIHKDPPDGQDDSPVARAFSYLKALSHEIGDMNPGALLSRLAADRRVFEVSMDSPRHRDVWRRLRFVIDQAHAWYAEDRGSLRDYLDWAATQADENARVAEAVLPEIGVNAVRIMTIHAAKGLQFPMVIVAGMSGGFRNDFEPVLWDSSGTLQVRAAKSVQTAGYEAASVIEDAHIAAERIRLLYVACTRAESHLAVSGHSGPSRCWTAVLADGIADVADQVPDLIEARRRDEESPAATGHQSWDDWRAETELIAGMSARRASYASTHIAHPETESAATLLASYRTKGLIADGIYAPIADDEERTESGRLLGIALHTVLEAVPLADGADETFRDTARNIAIAAGIKDSDFFVALACSAITAAPVQRAAVRQHWQEMQLAGLGPDGVTVVEGIADLVYREDDNTLVIVDYKTDRRVRRETLEAYWAQLSIYADLIGQATGERVGRLELVFCRPGGAAVVDRPLSDRSR, encoded by the coding sequence ATGATCGACCCGAAACTCGCCGACGCCGCAGCCCGTGTCCGCATCACCGAGGACACCGCCACCACACTGTTCGTGGAGGCCGGGGCCGGCAGCGGCAAGACCCATTCGCTGGTGCAGCGCATCTGCCGTCTGGTCCTGCACGACGGCATCGAACTCGACCGGATCGCCGCCATCACCTTCACCGAGAAGGCCGCCGCCGAACTCCGCGAACGGATCCGCACCGAGCTCGCCAAGGTCGACTCACCGGCGGCGCATTCCGCTCTGCGGCAACTCGATACCTCCGCGATCGGCACCCTGCATTCGTTTGCCGGACGCATTATCGGCGAGCATCCGCTCGAAGCGGGGGTGCCGCCGCGCATCACCGTCGTCGACTCGATGGGATCGCAACTGTCGTTCCAGCGCCGGTGGCACCGGATGCAGCAGCAGTTGTTCACCGACAACGCCCCGGCCGAGGTCGTCGACGCCATGCATGCTCTGATCGCCGTCGGTGTGTCGGTGGATCAGATACGCAATCTCGCAGATGCTCTCGACCGCAACTGGGACCGTCTGACAGCCCTCGATGCCCCGCGTGGCGTCGCCGTCGCCGACGCCGACATCGACACCATCCTGTGGGAGGCGGAGTCGATCTGCGGCCACCTCACCGACTGCACCGATCAGGAAGACAAACTCGCCATCCAGTTGTATCGGCTCACAGACTGGCTCGCACTGCTACGCGCGGAGAAGAATCCCACCGGCTGGCTCCCCATCGTCGAGGATTGCCCGGGCCCCGGCAGCGGCGGCAGAGGCGGCAACTGGTCGGGCGGCTCCGCACAGGTCAAGCAGATCAAGAGTCACATCAAATCCCTTCGGGACGACACTATTTCGAGGATCCGCAACACATATCTCGACGGAGCGCTGCGGGTTGTCGTACACCATATGGCAACACTGATCGTGGATGAGGCCGACGAGCGTCGGCGCACCGGGCAACTGGAGTTTCACGACCTGCTGGTCCACGCCGCGGAAGTGCTGAAGAACCCGATGGTGGCCGCCGCCACCCACGATCGGTACCGGCGGGTGCTGCTCGACGAATTCCAGGACACCGATCCACTGCAACTTGAGCTGGCGCGGCGGATCGTGGCGGGCGCGGGTGCCGCGAGTATCGCGGGCCGGTTGTTCACCGTCGGCGATCCCAAGCAATCCATCTATCGGTTCCGCCGCGCCGACATCGCCGCCTATATGGGCGCGCGTGAACGACTTCCGGCCGACGACGTGGTGCAGCTGACCACCAACTTCCGCTCCACTCGTGCCGTCATCGACTGGGTGAACAGTGTTTTCGGAGTACTCGTACAGGCGCAGGGACACGTTCAGCCCGGATACGTGAAGCTCACCCCACGACCCGACCGCCCCTTGCCCGCAGCCGGCTGCGGCCCGGGCCCGTTCGTGTTCTCCGATGCCGGCGAGCCCTCCGCCGACGAGTCGGGTTTGAGCAAGGCCGAGCTGTCACGCACCCGCGAAGCCCGCGACGTCGCGCGCATCATCGCCACCGCAACCGAAAATGGTTGGTGCCATGAGAAGTACCGCGGCGACAGCGACTACGACCAGGTGCCGCTTCGCTGGAGCGACATCTGCATCCTCATCCCGTCGCGGGCGGTGCTGCCCCTCCTGGAGCGGAGCCTGGACGCGGCGGGTATCGAGTTCCGTTCCGAGGCATCAAGTCTGGTGTATTCGACACAAGAAGTGCATGACCTGCTGGTCACCTGCCGGGCGCTGGCCGACACCGCCGACTCCGCGGCCGTGGTCGCCGCGCTGCGCACCCCGCTGTTCGGGTGCGGCGACGACGACCTGCTGCGCTGGCGGAACGCGAACGGACACTGGATCATCCACAAAGATCCGCCGGACGGTCAGGACGATTCGCCGGTGGCCCGCGCGTTCAGCTACCTGAAGGCACTCTCCCACGAGATCGGCGATATGAACCCGGGAGCGTTGCTGTCGCGGCTGGCGGCGGATCGGCGCGTGTTCGAGGTGTCGATGGACTCGCCCCGGCACCGCGACGTGTGGCGGCGGCTGCGGTTCGTCATCGACCAGGCCCATGCCTGGTACGCCGAGGATCGCGGCAGCCTGCGCGACTACCTGGACTGGGCCGCCACCCAGGCCGACGAGAACGCCCGCGTCGCCGAAGCGGTACTCCCCGAGATCGGGGTGAACGCGGTGCGTATTATGACGATTCACGCGGCCAAGGGGTTGCAGTTCCCGATGGTGATCGTCGCGGGGATGAGCGGCGGCTTCCGCAACGACTTCGAACCCGTGCTCTGGGATTCGTCGGGAACGTTGCAGGTGCGCGCGGCCAAGTCGGTGCAGACCGCGGGCTACGAGGCGGCCTCGGTCATCGAGGACGCGCACATCGCCGCGGAGCGGATACGGCTGCTGTACGTGGCCTGCACCCGAGCCGAAAGCCATCTCGCCGTGTCCGGCCATTCCGGGCCCTCCCGCTGCTGGACCGCGGTCCTCGCCGACGGGATCGCCGACGTCGCCGATCAGGTTCCCGATCTCATCGAGGCACGCCGTCGGGACGAAGAATCACCGGCCGCGACCGGACATCAGAGCTGGGACGATTGGCGGGCCGAGACCGAACTGATCGCCGGCATGTCCGCGCGCCGTGCGTCGTACGCCTCCACACACATCGCCCATCCCGAAACCGAGAGCGCGGCGACGCTGCTCGCGTCCTACCGGACAAAAGGACTCATCGCCGACGGCATCTACGCACCGATCGCCGACGACGAGGAACGCACCGAGAGCGGACGGCTGCTCGGCATCGCCCTGCACACCGTTCTCGAAGCGGTACCGCTGGCCGACGGTGCCGATGAGACGTTCCGCGACACCGCCCGCAACATCGCGATCGCCGCGGGCATCAAGGACTCCGACTTCTTCGTGGCGCTGGCCTGCTCGGCGATCACCGCCGCACCCGTGCAGCGGGCGGCGGTCCGTCAGCACTGGCAGGAGATGCAACTCGCCGGGCTCGGCCCGGATGGTGTGACCGTCGTCGAAGGCATCGCCGACCTGGTGTACCGCGAGGACGACAACACGCTGGTGATCGTCGACTACAAGACCGACAGGAGGGTGCGGCGGGAAACGCTGGAGGCGTACTGGGCACAGCTGTCGATCTACGCCGATCTGATCGGGCAGGCGACCGGCGAACGGGTCGGCCGACTCGAACTGGTGTTCTGCCGGCCGGGCGGCGCGGCCGTCGTCGACCGGCCGTTGTCCGACCGAAGTAGGTAA
- a CDS encoding ABC transporter ATP-binding protein — MIRTVLALIPPGYSGFVRRFTILTVVSVIIRAASVVFLVPLLSGLFDGDHDKALLWLGALTVSTAVGWIVDRMISTSGFGLGFGIVDNAQRDVAERLSRVRLTWFNAANTADARQAIAATGPDLAGLVVYLVVPVAGAVLLPAVIGIVLFPVAWQLALVALAGVPLLLGAQWATTAITKKADAVADEANAELNGRVIEFARTQEALRVSRRAEPERSLVGDALDRQHGALTKLLMYQIPGQVLFSLASQVALFALAGTAAWLTVRGDLSPAESVALIVVAVRYLEPFTVLAELGAGLETTRLTLRRIGSVLDAETDGPQEGSALTSNLVASNPVGAPRIEFENVTFGYGRDHPILENLNLTIEAGSATAIVGASGSGKSTILGLIAGLHEPRAGRILFDGVDVAKLELPARRALSSVVFQEPYLIQGTIEENVLAGDPSAGPDRVAAATRLARVDEIVSRLPDGLRAPVGEGGSVLSGGERQRISIARALLKPAPVLLIDEATSALDNENERAVVDALSTGGIPRTRIIVAHRKAGIRRADQVIVIDDGRIAEQGAPAELLAAGGLFARFWEHQEAGAGWKLTDR, encoded by the coding sequence ATGATCCGCACGGTGCTGGCGCTGATCCCACCCGGCTACTCCGGGTTCGTGCGCCGTTTCACAATTCTGACGGTGGTGTCGGTGATCATCCGCGCGGCGAGCGTGGTGTTCCTGGTGCCCCTGTTGTCCGGACTGTTCGACGGCGATCACGACAAGGCACTGCTCTGGCTCGGTGCGCTCACGGTGTCGACCGCCGTGGGCTGGATCGTCGACAGGATGATCTCCACGAGTGGTTTCGGTCTGGGTTTCGGCATCGTCGACAACGCGCAACGCGACGTGGCCGAACGACTGTCACGGGTCCGGCTGACCTGGTTCAACGCCGCGAACACCGCCGACGCCAGGCAGGCGATCGCCGCGACCGGCCCCGACCTGGCCGGGCTGGTGGTGTATCTGGTGGTCCCGGTGGCCGGTGCGGTGCTGTTGCCCGCGGTGATCGGTATCGTCCTGTTCCCGGTGGCCTGGCAACTGGCGCTGGTGGCACTGGCCGGGGTGCCGTTGCTGCTGGGTGCGCAGTGGGCGACGACGGCGATCACCAAGAAGGCCGATGCCGTCGCCGACGAGGCCAACGCCGAGCTCAACGGCCGGGTCATCGAGTTCGCCCGCACCCAGGAGGCGTTGCGGGTGTCCCGGCGGGCCGAACCGGAACGGAGTCTGGTCGGTGACGCGCTGGACCGTCAGCACGGCGCGCTGACCAAGCTGTTGATGTACCAGATCCCGGGTCAGGTGTTGTTCAGTCTGGCAAGCCAAGTGGCGTTGTTCGCGCTCGCCGGGACCGCGGCGTGGCTGACGGTGCGCGGTGACCTGTCGCCGGCCGAGTCGGTGGCGCTGATCGTGGTGGCCGTGCGTTACCTCGAACCGTTCACGGTGCTGGCCGAACTCGGCGCGGGCCTGGAGACCACACGGCTGACCCTGCGCCGGATCGGGTCGGTACTCGACGCGGAAACCGATGGTCCGCAAGAGGGTTCGGCGCTCACCTCGAACCTCGTCGCATCCAATCCCGTCGGGGCACCCCGGATCGAGTTCGAGAACGTCACATTCGGTTACGGTCGGGACCACCCGATCCTGGAGAACCTGAACCTGACCATCGAGGCCGGTTCGGCGACGGCGATCGTCGGCGCATCCGGATCGGGCAAGTCCACGATCCTGGGTCTGATCGCGGGACTGCACGAGCCACGGGCCGGGCGCATCCTGTTCGACGGCGTGGACGTGGCGAAGCTCGAACTGCCGGCGCGCCGGGCATTGTCGAGTGTGGTGTTCCAGGAGCCGTACCTGATCCAGGGCACCATCGAGGAGAACGTGCTGGCCGGAGATCCGTCCGCCGGGCCCGACCGGGTCGCCGCCGCGACGCGGCTGGCCCGGGTCGACGAGATCGTCAGCCGACTGCCGGACGGACTCAGGGCGCCGGTGGGGGAGGGCGGTTCGGTGCTCTCCGGTGGTGAGCGACAACGCATCAGCATCGCCCGGGCCCTGCTGAAACCGGCACCGGTCCTGCTGATCGACGAGGCCACCAGCGCCCTCGACAACGAGAACGAGCGGGCCGTCGTCGACGCGTTGTCGACGGGCGGCATCCCGCGAACCCGGATCATCGTCGCCCACCGCAAGGCCGGTATCCGCCGCGCCGATCAGGTGATCGTGATCGATGACGGCCGGATCGCCGAACAGGGCGCACCCGCCGAACTGCTCGCCGCGGGCGGACTGTTCGCCCGGTTCTGGGAGCATCAGGAGGCCGGTGCCGGCTGGAAGCTCACCGACCGCTGA